Proteins from one Hyperolius riggenbachi isolate aHypRig1 chromosome 4, aHypRig1.pri, whole genome shotgun sequence genomic window:
- the KCNK16 gene encoding potassium channel subfamily K member 16: MCPVFPCSRQTMLGVALSLGYFMYLFLGAMMFQILEKEAEANSRDKFQLAKLGFLQNYTCLDVAAIEQFVQIITEAWEKGLNPKGNATNPSNWDFSNSFFFAGTVITTIGYGHLYPATTSGQIFCVFYAMFGIPLNVAFLNLLGRGLNAHLVALGRCAQEPAGSGVMKVTVMTLFLIIGSFIFLVFPPMIFSYVEGWSYGEGFYFAFITLSTIGFGDYVLGKEPNKHYIYIYQSLAALWIIFGLAWLAMVFNLAAEMVEKLFHWRMVRKEAAKEEIAVQKIEDLPIQFQF; the protein is encoded by the exons ATGTGCCCAGTGTTCCCGTGTAGCCGGCAGACAATGCTGGGAGTGGCCCTCTCCTTGGGCTATTTCATGTACCTCTTTTTGGGAGCCATGATGTTCCAGATTCTAGAGAAAGAAGCCGAGGCAAACAGCCGGGATAAGTTTCAGCTCGCTAAGCTTGGCTTCCTCCAGAATTACACCTGCCTGGATGTTGCGGCCATCGAACAGTTTGTGCAG ATCATCACTGAGGCCTGGGAGAAAGGGCTGAATCCTAAAGGAAACGCCACCAACCCCAGTAACTGGGACTTCAGCAACTCCTTCTTCTTCGCAGGAACCGTCATCACCACCATAG GTTATGGGCACTTGTACCCCGCTACGACATCCGGACAGATCTTTTGCGTCTTCTATGCCATGTTTGGGATTCCGCTCAACGTGGCCTTTCTGAACCTGTTGGGGAGAGGTCTGAATGCCCATCTGGTTGCTCTGGGTAGATGTGCTCAGGAGCCGGCCGGGTCAGGG GTGATGAAGGTGACGGTCATGACTCTGTTCCTCATCATCGGCTCCTTCATCTTCCTGGTGTTCCCTCCAATGATCTTCAGCTATGTGGAGGGCTGGAGCTACGGAGAGGGCTTCTACTTTGCCTTCATCACGCTCAGCACCATTGGCTTTGGGGATTATGTCTTAG GAAAGGAACCCAACAAGCATTACATCTACATCTATCAGAGTCTGGCCGCATTGTGGATCATCTTTGGCCTGGCCTGGCTGGCTATGGTGTTTAATCTGGCTGCAGAAATGGTGGAAAAACTTTTCCATTGGAGGATGGTGAGGAAGGAAGCTGCCAAGGAGGAAATTGCCGTTCAGAAGATCGAGGATCTACCCATCCAGTTCCAGTTCTGA